Proteins from a genomic interval of Candidatus Bipolaricaulota bacterium:
- a CDS encoding endo alpha-1,4 polygalactosaminidase encodes MNAIKSTLILLALVGLSGCLSGAGPAGTTLQPKSWGYQLQDADPDTLAAAGFDLVVIDYSRDGSAAGRYTRAEIEEIANSGTIPIAYISIGEAEDYRFYWQEEWKTDPPAWLGRGNPDWDGNYKVRYWDPGWKGIVYSYLDKIISQGFAGVYLDIVDAFEYWSDPDNGEPFHLSEKEAAQRMIRFVEEIAAYCRKVHPGFYIIPQNGERILDYDDGSFLNAISAIGIEDLFYDETERIPASAVEYRLGYLERIARAGRPVLVVDYVDDGTGYVGENRVRIDAFRAACRAHGFVPYAARADRALDELNVIPGVQPICNER; translated from the coding sequence ATGAACGCGATTAAGTCGACTTTGATCCTCCTGGCCTTGGTCGGGCTCTCCGGTTGCCTGTCGGGGGCGGGTCCGGCCGGGACGACCCTCCAGCCCAAGAGTTGGGGGTATCAACTCCAGGACGCCGACCCGGACACGCTGGCGGCCGCCGGGTTCGACCTCGTAGTGATCGACTATTCCCGTGACGGGTCCGCGGCAGGGCGCTACACACGCGCGGAGATCGAGGAGATAGCAAACTCCGGGACGATCCCGATCGCTTACATCAGCATCGGCGAGGCGGAGGACTATCGGTTCTACTGGCAGGAGGAGTGGAAAACAGACCCGCCCGCGTGGCTTGGGAGAGGAAACCCGGACTGGGACGGGAACTACAAGGTCCGCTATTGGGATCCGGGATGGAAGGGGATCGTCTACTCCTACCTCGACAAGATCATCTCCCAGGGGTTCGCCGGAGTCTACCTCGACATCGTCGATGCGTTCGAGTACTGGAGTGACCCGGATAACGGCGAACCGTTCCACCTCTCGGAAAAGGAGGCAGCGCAGCGGATGATCCGGTTTGTGGAGGAGATAGCGGCCTATTGTCGGAAGGTCCACCCCGGGTTTTACATCATCCCCCAAAACGGGGAACGGATCCTCGACTACGACGACGGTAGTTTCCTGAATGCGATCTCCGCGATCGGGATCGAGGACTTGTTCTACGATGAAACCGAGCGGATCCCGGCTTCCGCGGTCGAATACCGCCTCGGGTACCTGGAGCGGATCGCGCGGGCGGGACGGCCTGTGCTGGTGGTCGATTACGTCGATGATGGGACGGGCTACGTCGGCGAGAACCGCGTTCGGATCGATGCGTTTCGCGCCGCGTGCCGGGCCCACGGATTCGTACCCTACGCCGCCCGAGCCGATCGGGCCCTGGACGAGCTGAACGTGAT
- a CDS encoding S9 family peptidase: MNKKIAPFGLWKSPVTPRRIASGVRIYDVGWDSDGETLVWLEGRSDRGVLVAKRRGDAPRDLTVELSVRARVGYGGGDFTVFRGDAYFVSGGRLYRQPLSHGEARPITPKFGEPASPVISPDGNWVVFVWSDGEEDCLGIVDAAGANWPRKLVAGSDFYMQPRFSPAGDSLAWVEWDHPNMPWDGTRLILGRFGDGRVDDARRIAGDDGIAVFQPEFSPDGRYLAYVSEETGNGELYLYDIASGETRRLTEGENIILPAWGQGMRAYGFTYDGARIVFRSGEGGRDWLKMVDLGDGRITPLGERFPDYSLFGQLAPSPAENAIAFIGQASVVPPRVVTATLAPGYAPRVHRYSLPETIDPAYLSSPEPVEWTAPDGATVHGLYYPPRNRDYAGDGLPPAVVMVHGGPTSQSTAGYHAGTQFFTSRGYAVLEVNYRGSTGYGKAYREALKGKWGILDVEDVASGAEFLGASGRADGKRLVIMGGSAGGYTVLRTLTEHPGLFKAGICMYGVSDLFGLALETHKFESRYLDTLLGPLPQASAVYRDRSPLFSAERISDPIAIFQGEEDKVVPKEQSELIVSSLRARGVPHEYHLYPGEGHGFRKTETIESFYRDVERFLRRYVLFG, translated from the coding sequence ATGAACAAGAAGATTGCTCCGTTCGGGCTGTGGAAGAGCCCGGTCACCCCACGGCGGATCGCCTCCGGGGTGAGGATCTATGATGTCGGTTGGGATTCGGACGGCGAGACACTGGTCTGGCTCGAGGGGCGTTCCGATCGGGGTGTCCTCGTTGCCAAGCGGCGCGGGGATGCACCGCGCGACCTCACGGTCGAGCTTTCCGTACGGGCCCGCGTCGGCTACGGCGGCGGAGACTTCACCGTGTTCCGCGGGGACGCCTACTTCGTCTCCGGGGGGAGGCTCTACCGCCAGCCCCTGTCCCACGGGGAGGCGCGACCGATCACCCCAAAGTTCGGGGAACCGGCGTCCCCGGTCATCTCTCCGGACGGGAACTGGGTCGTATTCGTCTGGAGCGACGGGGAGGAGGACTGTCTCGGGATCGTCGACGCGGCTGGGGCGAACTGGCCGCGCAAGCTCGTCGCGGGGAGCGATTTCTACATGCAGCCGAGGTTCAGTCCGGCTGGAGACTCGCTTGCATGGGTCGAATGGGACCACCCGAATATGCCGTGGGACGGGACGCGGCTGATCCTCGGCCGGTTCGGAGACGGACGGGTGGACGACGCCCGCCGGATCGCGGGCGATGATGGAATCGCAGTCTTCCAACCCGAGTTCTCCCCGGACGGGAGGTACCTCGCTTACGTCTCCGAGGAGACCGGGAACGGCGAGCTGTACCTCTACGATATCGCATCCGGAGAGACGCGTCGCCTGACGGAAGGGGAGAACATCATCCTCCCGGCGTGGGGCCAGGGGATGCGGGCGTACGGGTTCACCTACGATGGGGCGAGGATCGTCTTTCGCAGCGGAGAGGGCGGAAGGGACTGGCTGAAGATGGTCGACCTTGGTGACGGGAGGATCACGCCGCTCGGGGAGCGGTTCCCCGACTACTCCCTGTTCGGCCAGCTCGCTCCTTCCCCGGCGGAGAACGCGATCGCGTTCATCGGCCAGGCCTCCGTTGTCCCGCCCCGGGTGGTGACCGCTACCCTCGCTCCGGGCTACGCACCCCGTGTCCACCGCTACTCCCTCCCTGAGACGATCGATCCTGCCTATCTTTCTTCCCCTGAACCGGTGGAGTGGACCGCTCCGGACGGAGCGACGGTGCACGGCCTTTACTACCCGCCACGCAACCGTGATTATGCCGGAGACGGGCTCCCCCCGGCGGTGGTGATGGTGCACGGCGGGCCGACCTCGCAGTCGACCGCGGGGTACCACGCCGGGACGCAGTTCTTCACCTCGCGCGGCTACGCCGTCCTCGAGGTGAACTACCGCGGGAGCACCGGCTACGGAAAGGCGTACCGGGAGGCGCTGAAGGGGAAGTGGGGAATCCTGGACGTGGAGGACGTCGCCTCCGGGGCGGAGTTCCTCGGGGCGAGCGGGCGCGCCGACGGGAAACGGTTGGTGATCATGGGGGGAAGCGCCGGCGGGTACACCGTCCTTCGCACCCTCACCGAGCATCCCGGCCTGTTCAAGGCGGGGATCTGCATGTACGGTGTCTCCGACCTGTTCGGCCTTGCCTTGGAGACGCACAAGTTCGAGTCCCGCTACCTCGACACCCTCCTCGGCCCGCTCCCGCAAGCGAGCGCGGTCTACCGCGATCGCTCTCCCCTGTTCTCCGCGGAGCGGATCTCCGACCCGATCGCGATATTCCAGGGAGAGGAGGACAAGGTGGTCCCCAAGGAGCAGTCGGAGTTGATCGTCTCCTCCCTGCGCGCCCGTGGCGTCCCGCACGAGTACCACCTCTACCCCGGGGAGGGACACGGATTCAGGAAGACAGAGACGATAGAGTCGTTCTATCGCGACGTGGAACGTTTCCTCCGCCGCTACGTCCTGTTCGGCTGA